GATTGCGACGCGATCGGGAACGATGTGCCGATCGTCGTCGGGCCGCACCCCGACACGGGGCTCGTCCAGGCGGCGATGTGGCCCGACAACGTCCTCTTCGATGCGGTCGGGCTGACCGCGACGATCTGCCCGTCATCGATCGGCGTGGAGGAGGAGAGCTGGGGAGCGATCAAGTCGATGCTGAAATAGCGGGATAGAGACGGTGATCTCTCCTGCCGGTCGGGCGTTCCCCCCGGGGAGCGCCCGACTCGCGTATTCTCCGCCGCGGAGGCGGGCGTCGCCACCGGCGCGAAGGGCACACAACCGGCGCCCGGCGGCGGGTCCGTCACCGCTCCGGGTGGTCGGATTTCCCGGGCGGGCGGCGTTCCGGGACGAAGACGCGGGGGATCGTGCCCTCGTTCCATTCCCGCGAGACGTAGAGGTTGCAGAAGCAGGAGCCGAACTCGGCGACGTCGGGTTTCCGGTAGTCGCAGGGACACATGATGTCGGCGTCCCATTCCCGGTTCCCCGAGGCGAGCCGGCAGGGGCAGGCCAGGTAGCCGTACCGTTCGCGGTTGACGAGCAGCCCCTCGAGGAGCTCGAGGGTGCGCTCGCGGTCGTCGTTGAAGCAATACCCCTTCTTCTCCTGCAGCGGCTTGAGCCGCTCGTAGAGCTTTTCGGCCTCGGTCATGGCAGTTTCAGCGCCTTCCTGATCTCGTCCTCCCTGAATCCGACGATGACGACGTCGCCGCCGATGACGATCGTCGGATAGGAACGGCGCGGGTTGAGTTCTTTGATCTCGTCGACTGCCTTCTTCTTCTCGTCCTGTTCGAGGAGGTCGACGTCGACGAATTCGTATGGCACGCCGCACTCCTCCATGAAGCGCTTGGCCGCCCTGCAGTGGCTGCACGTGCTGATCGTGTACATGAACACCGACGGGGTGTCGCTCACGCCGTTCCTCCTTGCCCGCTGTTGATGATCGGGAGTATCTTCGCACAGTCGGCGCCGCGGGGCAACCGGTAATCGCGCCCGGACGCCTCGGGCCGCCGGCGGGAGGAATGTCGATGGAACGACTCGCCGAACTGATCGAATCGTCGGTCCACGTCGTCGCATTCACCGGCGCGGGGGTGTCGACCTTGTCGGGGATCAGGGATTTCCGCGGGGAGAACGGCCTCTACCGGACGCTCGACGCCGACCGCGTCTTCGACATCCGCCATTTCGTCGACGATCCCGCGTACTACTACCGCCATACGAAAAACTTCATCTACGACCTCGACGGGAAGACGCCGAGCATCGTCCACACCGAGCTCGCGCGGCTCGAGGAGGCGGGGATCGTCCGCGCCGTCATCACGCAGAACATCGATCTTCTCCACCAGAAGGCCGGCTCGCGGACGGTCATCGAGGTGCACGGCACCCCGTCGGTGCATCGCTGCCTCGACTGCGGCCGGGAGTTCTCCTTCGCCGAGATCGCCGCGATCGTCCGCCGCGACGAGGTGCCGTGGTGCGACTGCGGCGGCGCGATCAAGCCGGACGTGACCTTCTTCGGCGAGGCCCTGCCGGCGCGGGCGATCGAGGGGGCCGTCCGGGAGTGCGCGCGGGCCGACCTGCTGCTCGTCCTCGGCTCCTCGCTCGTCGTGACCCCGGCCGCCCATTTCCCGCTTTATACGATCGAGCACGGCGGCAGGATCGTCATCGTCAACCGCATGCCGACCCCGCTCGACCGCTACGCCGCGCTCCGCTACGACGAGCTCGAGACGGTCTTCGCCTTCCTCCACGATCGGCTGTGAGACCGGGCCGGCGGAAATCCCCGGCCGGCGCCCGGCGCGTTTTCGCTTGGATCGATCCGGCGCGCGTGCGATGATTTCGGCCGACGGAACGCGTGGGTGCAAGTTATGTCCAGGCCGCGGCCATCCCGACTTGCGGGGTGGCCGTGTCCTTTTTCCGCGGGAGGGTATCGATGGAGACCGGGATCGTCGTCATCGCCGTGTATCTCGCCGCCGTCGTCGCGATCGGGCTCGCGGCGCGCACGCGCTGGCGCAGCGGGCCCGAGGAGTACTTCCTCGCCGGGCGCACACTCGGCGGGCTCGTGTTCCTCGGGACGATGGCGGCCACGAATTTCTCCGCCTTCACCGTGTTCGGCGCCTCGGGCGCCGGGTATCGCGACGGCTACGCCTTCTTCCCGATCGTCGGGTTCGGCACCGGTTTCATGGCGCTCTCCTTCTGGGTCGTCGGCCGGAAGATCCACCTGATCGGCAGGGAGCGCGGGCTGGTCACCCCCGCCGAGCTCGTCTCGTTCCTCTACGGAAGCCGCCCGCTGGCGGGGCTCTTCGCGCTCGTCATGATCGTCTTCACCGTGCCGTACATCGCCCTCCAGCCGATGGCCGGCGGCTATGTCCTGCGCGAGCTCTTCGGCATCCCCCATGCGGCCGGGGCGGCGCTCGTGACCGTCGCCATCGTCCTGTACGTGCTCCGCGGCGGTCTCCGGGCGGTCGCCTGGACCGACGTCTTCCAGGGACTGCTGATGGTCGGTCTCCTCGTGGCGGCGTTCGTCACGGTCGCCGGCCGCCTCGGCGGCTTCGAGCGGATACACGCCTCGCTGCGCGATGCGCATCCCGCGCTGCTCTCGCGTCCCGGCGGGGAGGGACGGTTCACGCCGGAGATCTGGCTCAGCTACCTTCTGCTCTGGTTCCTCTGCGACCCGATGTTCCCGCAGCTCTTCCAGCGGTTCTACGCGGCGAGGGACGTGGCCGCCATCCGGCGCGCCATGCTGTGGTATCCGGCCGTCTGCACGGGCGTCTTCTTTCTCCCCGTCGCGCTCGGGGTCATGGGACGCCTCGCCGTTCCCGGCCTCGAGGGGGCCGCGGCCGACCAAATCCTTCCCGCGATGCTCGGGCCGCTCTGCGGGGAGACGATGGCGGCCCTGATCATGACGGCGGGGCTCGCCGCCCTCATGTCGACGATGGATTCGCAGCTCCTCACGCTCGGTTCGATCTTCGGACGCGACGTGTGGCCGCTCGTCTCAAGGTCGCCGGGCGCGGGCGAGAGCATGGCCGGGCGGATCTTCGTGCCGGTTCTCGCGGCGGCGGGGTTGCTTTTCGCCGTCGATCCGCCGGGGACGATCCTCGCGATCGCCACGCAGGCGTTCACCGGCCTCGCCGTCCTCTTTCCGACGGTCCTTTTCGGCCTCTACCTCGAACAACCGAGCGCGCCGGCGGCCATCCTCTCGATCATCGCCGGCGAGGCGGTCGTTTTCCTCGCCATGGCGGGGATCGTTCCCACGGGGGGGTTCCTGCCCGTTTTTCCCGCCGTCGCCGCCGCGGCCGGCGTCTACGCCGCCGTCGCCCTCGCCGCAAGCCGGCGGATTCGTCTCCGGGCGCCGGTCTCGCGCCGGAACGCCGCGTTCGGTGCGGCATTCGCGCTTCTTCTCGCTCTCGCCGTCGACCGGTGGTGGTGGAACTCGTCGCGGCCGTCGTTGGGCGGGTTCCCCGCGTGGTTGTGGTTCTTCCTGTTGCTCTCCGGCGTCCAGACGGCTCTCATGGCCGTGTGGACGCGCCGGTCAGGCCACACGACGGGCGATCGCGGTTGCCTTCGCCGGCCCGCCGGGGTAGAGTGAGACCGTTACGGGCCTTTACAGGGAGAGCGCCATGTCGAGGGGCAAGAAATCCGCGTTGATCGTCGTCGCCGTCATCCTGTTCCTGGTCGTCGCCGCGAGCGTCGCCATCAGGATCGTCCTCACGCCGGAGAAGCTCCGCACGCTCGTCGTGCCGCGGATCGAACGCGCCACCCGGGCGAGCGTCGCCTTCGAGACGATCGGCGTCAGGTTCCCTTTCGGTTTCGGCGTGGATATCGGCGAGCTCTCCGTCGAGAAGACGACGGCCGGCGGCGAGACGATCGCGCTCGTGGCCCGAAAGACGATCGTCCGGGCGAAGCTTGTGTCCCTGATCCGGCGGCGGCCGGAGATCGACCGCGTCGAGATCGACGGCGCCTCGCTCGGCGTCTCCGGCGCTCCGGGGGGCAGGAAGATCGACGTCCGCGGTCTCTCGGCCGTTTTGTCGGCCAGGCCGGCAGGAAACGCCTTCGACGTGCAGGCAGGTTTCCGGGCCGATACAATCGCCGTCCGCCGCGGGGCGGGAGCGGCCCCGATCGTCGCGGAGCGACTCCGCCTCGAGGTGGATGCGGCGGTCGACGCCGATTACGAGAACGTCTCGATCCGCGAGGCGACGATCTCGTGGGACGACCTGGCGACGGTCGTCGTCACGGGCACCGTGTCCGAACTGCACGACCGGCGCGTGGTCGATCTCGACGCGACCGTGCCGCCGGCGCCGGCCGCGCCCGTCGCGGCGAAACTCGCGGCCCTCCGTGCCGCGGCCGATCTCGACCGCGGCGAGCGGGAAATCGCCGACAGGCCGGCCGCGGAAGTGACCGCGGGCTCGTTCAACGCGACGGTGAAGGCCCGGGGCAGCATGGCCCTTCTCTCCGACATGGGCATCGACGGCGAGATCTCGCTCGCCGGTGTCCAGGTGACGCACCCGGCGCTCGCCGTTCCAATCCGTATCGACGGGACGGTCTCGATGACCGACCGCGGTCTCGCGGCCGAGGAACTCGACGTCGTGCTCGGGCGCTCGACGGCGAAGGCCGGGTTCCGCATCGAGACGGCGAACGGCCTCGATCCGGAGACGGCGGCCGTCTCGGTCGACGCGGCGATCGACGCGGCCGACCTGGCCGCGGCGTTGCGCGTCGAGGGCGCGGCGATCTCCGGCGCGGCCCGGTTGCGTCTCGAGGTCTCGGGCCGCCCGGCGGCCCTTGCGGCGCTCTTCCCGGCCGGAACCCGCGAGATGGAGCCGAAAACGATCGGCTGGGCATGGCGCAACGCGGCCGTCGCGGGCTCGATCGAGACGGAGAAGATCGCCCTGTCGCGCGAGGGCGCCCCGCTCGGCGTCGCGGATCTCGACCTGTCCGCGACGATCGCGGGCGGCGACATCGATAACGTCGACGCGAGGTGCACTGTCGGCGGCCGGCCATGGCGCCTGACCGGCGGGATGAAGAACGCCTTCCCCGCCCTCGCCGAACTGGCCCTCGTCCTGCGCGACAGGCCCGACGCTCCTCTCCTCGATGTCCTCGACCAGATGGAGAACGTTCCCGACGCTCGATTCGATCTCTCCGGCCGCGCCTTCGACGCGCGTCCCTTCCAGCGGACGGGGGCCGAACGGATCGCCGCGCGGCCGCCGGCCGGGGGCGGGACGGCGGGCGCCCTCTCCGCTTCGCCCGCGGCGGGACCGGCGATCGTCCTTCTCAAACGCACCGCCTTCTCGGTGCGGATCGACACCCTGCTCGCGAAGGGGGCGACGGCCACGCAGATCGATTCGCGCGGCCGCGCGGCGAACGGGCAAATCACCGTCGATCCCGTCCGTTTCCGCTACGCCGGCGGGGAGGGGAGCGCCGTCGCGACGGTCGATCTGCGCGATCCGGCGAAGGTGAAGACCGATCTCCGGATCTCGCTGAACGAGATCGATGCCGCCACGGCCCTCGCGCCCTTCCCGGTCGCGGCGGGCGTTCTCTCGGGGACCTTCTCGATCGAGTCGACGGCGACTCTCTTCGCCGGCGAGGGGATCGATCCGATCGCCACGCTGACCGCAGCGGGCAACGCCGCGTCGAGCCGGGGATCGCTCAAACTCGACCGGTTCATCGCCCCGCTCGCGTCGTCGGCGCCCATCGACCTCTCCAGCATCCAGTCGGTCGACATCCGGCAACTGGCCGGCGCCTTCGACATCGCCGGGGGGCGCGTGCACGCGGAGGACTGGGCGATCTCGTCGAAAACGGGGGACTGGCTCGTCCGCGGTTCGTTCGGGTTCGACGGCTCGCTCGACTACGACGTCCAAATCAGCATCCCGCCGGCCGTCCAGCGCGACATGAAGGACCTGGCGAAATACGGCGAGCTCGTCGACCTGCTCCGCGACGGGAACGGGAACCTCCTGCTCCACTTCACCGTCGGCGGAACGGTGAAAAAGCCCACGGCGGTCCTCGATCTCGAGGGCGCGAAAAAGAAGGGCGCCGAGAAACTCATCGACCGGTTGCGGGAACGATTCCTCCGGTAGCGGGCGGGGGGAACGACCGGAAGGCAAACGGCGGAAGAAAAGAAAAGCCCCCCGGGAGCGGCGGCAAACCGCCGGTTCCCGAGGGGCCGTTTCTTTTCCGGTTCTCTTCGGACTAGAAGGTCATGTCGTAGTTGACCGCTGCCTTCCTGCCGCCGACCGATACCGTCGGGTAGCCGTCCTCGCAGGTCGCGATGCCCAGCAGACCGCTGCTCGGCATGGGCTCGAAGTTGAAGTTCAGGTCTTCGAGGTTCTGCATGAGAAGCAGGCCGAAGCTCGCGACGTGGATCGGTTCGTACGCCAGCATCGGGCGGTTGAACGAGATCGCGATGCCGTTGAACGGGT
The window above is part of the Candidatus Krumholzibacteriota bacterium genome. Proteins encoded here:
- a CDS encoding ferredoxin:thioredoxin reductase — translated: MTEAEKLYERLKPLQEKKGYCFNDDRERTLELLEGLLVNRERYGYLACPCRLASGNREWDADIMCPCDYRKPDVAEFGSCFCNLYVSREWNEGTIPRVFVPERRPPGKSDHPER
- a CDS encoding NAD-dependent deacetylase: MERLAELIESSVHVVAFTGAGVSTLSGIRDFRGENGLYRTLDADRVFDIRHFVDDPAYYYRHTKNFIYDLDGKTPSIVHTELARLEEAGIVRAVITQNIDLLHQKAGSRTVIEVHGTPSVHRCLDCGREFSFAEIAAIVRRDEVPWCDCGGAIKPDVTFFGEALPARAIEGAVRECARADLLLVLGSSLVVTPAAHFPLYTIEHGGRIVIVNRMPTPLDRYAALRYDELETVFAFLHDRL
- a CDS encoding sodium:solute symporter family protein, which codes for METGIVVIAVYLAAVVAIGLAARTRWRSGPEEYFLAGRTLGGLVFLGTMAATNFSAFTVFGASGAGYRDGYAFFPIVGFGTGFMALSFWVVGRKIHLIGRERGLVTPAELVSFLYGSRPLAGLFALVMIVFTVPYIALQPMAGGYVLRELFGIPHAAGAALVTVAIVLYVLRGGLRAVAWTDVFQGLLMVGLLVAAFVTVAGRLGGFERIHASLRDAHPALLSRPGGEGRFTPEIWLSYLLLWFLCDPMFPQLFQRFYAARDVAAIRRAMLWYPAVCTGVFFLPVALGVMGRLAVPGLEGAAADQILPAMLGPLCGETMAALIMTAGLAALMSTMDSQLLTLGSIFGRDVWPLVSRSPGAGESMAGRIFVPVLAAAGLLFAVDPPGTILAIATQAFTGLAVLFPTVLFGLYLEQPSAPAAILSIIAGEAVVFLAMAGIVPTGGFLPVFPAVAAAAGVYAAVALAASRRIRLRAPVSRRNAAFGAAFALLLALAVDRWWWNSSRPSLGGFPAWLWFFLLLSGVQTALMAVWTRRSGHTTGDRGCLRRPAGVE
- a CDS encoding glutaredoxin family protein, coding for MYTISTCSHCRAAKRFMEECGVPYEFVDVDLLEQDEKKKAVDEIKELNPRRSYPTIVIGGDVVIVGFREDEIRKALKLP